From a region of the Lactuca sativa cultivar Salinas chromosome 4, Lsat_Salinas_v11, whole genome shotgun sequence genome:
- the LOC111920460 gene encoding inactive leucine-rich repeat receptor-like protein kinase CORYNE, whose protein sequence is MEKKSSGYIIFVKLVFVLLLYCVECHGATIKRIPAAPPASERSPEFRGKLQRVMLSILLGSITGLVCALVCACLVRCVFIYMKRVPILKGPVVFSPEISPKTLQSALANENESQVLGSSPNGKYYMTVLDNGFRIAVKKVEPFVIGSGSPEAHRRIQRELEILANLRHRHLMMLRAYLCESVRFCLIYDYIPTGSLEDAMKRARENELQLGWDARLRIAVGIIKGLQYLHFTCTPRILHYNLKPSNVMLDADFEPRLGDCGLARIMHTFDGRSSAYNAPESWPNFSIYTEKSDIFSFGVILGILLTGKDPSDPLFGEAATSTGSGDMGMWFRQLLENGDDAREALDKSLLGEEMEEDEMLMAVRIAAVCLSDMPADRPSSDELVPMLTQLHSF, encoded by the exons ATGGAGAAGAAGAGCAGTGGATATATAATATTCGTGAAGCTTGTGTTTGTGTTGTTGTTGTATTGTGTGGAATGCCATGGTGCAACGATTAAGCGCATCCCGGCGGCGCCTCCGGCCTCAGAGCGGAGTCCAGAATTTAGGGGCAAGTTACAAAGAGTTATGTTGAGCATCTTGTTGGGAAGCATAACCGGATTAGTTTGTGCTCTTGTTTGTGCTTGCCTTGTAAGATGCGTGTTCATATATATGAAAAGAGTTCCTATCCTCAAGGGCCCGGTTGTATTTTCACCTGAAATCTCTCCGAAGACCCTACAATCAGCTCTAGCAAATGAAAATGAAAGCCAGGTGCTTGGTTCGAGTCCAAATGGAAAATATTATATGACCGTACTCGACAATGGGTTCAGAATTGCAGTGAAGAAGGTTGAGCCTTTTGTAATCGGGTCCGGGTCCCCAGAAGCTCATAGACGGATACAGAGGGAGCTGGAGATACTGGCGAACTTGAGGCACAGGCATTTGATGATGTTAAGGGCATATCTTTGTGAATCTGTTAGGTTTTGTTTGATTTATGATTACATTCCGACGGGTAGCCTTGAGGATGCCATGAAGAGAGCAAGGGAGAATGAGTTGCAACTTGGGTGGGATGCCAGGCTACGAATTGCAGTAGGCATTATCAAAGGCCTTCAGTATCTTCATTTTACTTGCACGCCTAGAATCTTGCACTATAACTTGAAGCCTTCAAATGTGATGTTAGATGCTGACTTTGAACCCAGACTCGGGGATTGTGGTTTGGCTAGGATCATGCACACTTTTGATGGAAGGTCATCAGCCTATAATGCCCCTGAATCTTGGCCAAATTTCAG TATATACACGGAGAAGAGTGACATCTTCAGCTTTGGGGTGATATTGGGGATTCTGTTAACAGGTAAAGATCCAAGCGATCCGTTGTTTGGGGAAGCTGCAACAAGCACAGGTAGTGGTGATATGGGGATGTGGTTCAGACAGCTGCTTGAGAATGGGGATGATGCTCGTGAAGCACTTGATAAGAGTCTCCTTGGAGAAGAAATGGAGGAAGACGAGATGTTGATGGCTGTAAGAATAGCTGCAGTTTGTCTCTCAGATATGCCTGCTGATCGACCTTCCAGTGATGAACTTGTTCCCATGCTCACCCAACTCCACAGTTtttga